In Populus alba chromosome 1, ASM523922v2, whole genome shotgun sequence, a single window of DNA contains:
- the LOC118054866 gene encoding G-type lectin S-receptor-like serine/threonine-protein kinase At4g27290 isoform X1, with product MVPVDGIPILVFSSTLLFIMTISSAVDSMNTTESIRDSEAMVSADGSFKLGFFSPGSSKNRYLGIWYNKISVRTVVWVANREIPLTDSSGVLRVTHRGVLVLLNHSGNIIWSTNSSRSVRNPVAQLLDSGNLVVKDEGDGSMENLLWQSFDYPCDTLLPGMKLGRNTMTGLDRYLSSWKTPDDPSRGDFTYELKAAGYPEKVLRANSLQIYRSGPWNGIRFSGCPQLKPNPVYTYGFVFTEKEMYYSYQLLDRSILSRVTLTQNGNIQRFTWSSSAPGWVFYLTAQVDDCNRYAQCGVYGSCHINDSPMCGCLRGFIPKVPKDWQMMNWSGGCERRTHLNCSTDGFRKYSGVKLPETANSWFSKSMNLEECKNMCTKNCSCIAYTNLDIREGGSGCLLWFSDLIDIRRLNENGQDIYIRMAASELDHEDDTKNNYKSNKKKQMRIIIISTLPAGMLLLGLLLVLCLWKKKRQTNGVIERSSNKNSTKQDQELQMFHFGAMAIATENFSVTNKLGEGGFGPVYKGILKDGQEIAVKRLSRNSRQGPEEFKNEVKHIAKLQHRNLVKLLGCCIQADERMLIYEFMPNRSLDSLIFGKTRSTQLDWPNRYHIIHGIARGLLYLHQDSRLRIIHRDLKASNILLDNDMNPKISDFGLARSFGEKDTEAITSRVVGTYGYISPEYVIDGLYSIKSDVFSFGVLVLEIVSGNRNRGFCHPDHDLNLLGHAWRLFQEGRHFELIPESVAESYNLSEVLRSIHVGLLCVQCSPNDRPSMSSVVLMLCGEGTLPQPKQPGFFNDRNLAEANTSSRQNTSCSVNQFTITQLEAR from the exons atggtGCCTGTGGATGGCATTCCCATACTTGTTTTTAGCTCCACTTTGTTGTTCATTATGACGATCTCCTCTGCAGTTGATTCCATGAATACAACTGAATCTATCAGAGATAGCGAGGCCATGGTCTCAGCTGATGGAAGCTTTAAGCTGGGATTTTTTAGCCCTGGCAGCTCCAAAAACCGTTATTTGGGCATCTGGTACAACAAAATATCTGTCAGGACTGTAGTTTGGGTTGCCAACAGGGAAATTCCTCTCACCGATTCGTCTGGTGTTTTAAGGGTTACCCACCGGGGAGTTCTTGTCCTTCTCAATCATAGCGGGAACATCATTTGGTCGACCAACTCGTCAAGATCTGTAAGGAATCCAGTTGCACAGCTTTTGGATTCTGGAAACCTTGTAGTGAAAGATGAGGGTGACGGTAGCATGGAAAATTTACTGTGGCAGAGTTTTGACTATCCATGTGACACTTTACTGCCAGGTATGAAGCTTGGAAGGAATACAATGACAGGCCTGGATCGATACTTATCTTCATGGAAGACACCTGATGATCCATCTAGAGGTGACTTTACATATGAATTGAAAGCTGCTGGATATCCTGAAAAGGTTCTGCGAGCGAATTCACTTCAGATTTATCGATCTGGACCTTGGAATGGTATTCGATTCAGTGGCTGTCCTCAATTGAAGCCAAATCCCGTGTACACTTATGGGTTTGTTTTTACTGAAAAGGAGATGTACTATAGCTATCAGCTTCTTGACAGATCAATCCTTTCAAGGGTAACTCTTACTCAAAATGGCAACATCCAGCGCTTCACATGGTCTAGTAGCGCACCCGGTTGGGTATTTTATCTTACAGCACAAGTTGATGATTGTAACCGGTATGCACAGTGTGGTGTATATGGTAGCTGTCATATTAACGATTCCCCAATGTGTGGTTGCCTGAGAGGATTTATACCGAAAGTTCCAAAAGATTGGCAGATGATGAATTGGTCAGGTGGCTGTGAAAGAAGGACCCACTTAAATTGCTCGACAGATGGTTTTAGAAAGTACTCTGGTGTGAAGTTGCCGGAGACAGCAAATTCCTGGTTCAGCAAAAGCATGAATCTGGAAGAGTGCAAAAACATGTGTACGAAGAACTGCTCCTGTATAGCTTACACAAATTTGGACATCAGGGAAGGAGGAAGTGGATGCTTGCTCTGGTTCAGTGATCTGATTGATATCAGACGATTAAATGAAAATGGGCAAGACATTTATATACGGATGGCTGCGTCAGAACTAG ATCACGAGGATGATACGAAGAATaactataaatccaataaaaagaaacaaatgaggATCATAATAATCTCAACGCTGCCAGCAGGAATGCTTTTACTTGGCCTACTCTTGGTCTTGTGTTTATGGAAGAAGAAACGGCAGACAAACG GTGTTATCGAAAGAAGCTCGAACAAGAACAGCACCAAGCAAGATCAAGAACTGCAGATGTTTCACTTTGGTGCCATGGCTATTGCAACCGAGAATTTTTCTGTTACAAATAAACTAGGAGAAGGGGGTTTCGGACCAGTATATAAG GGAATTTTGAAAGACGGGCAAGAAATAGCAGTGAAGAGGCTCTCAAGGAATTCGAGACAAGGACCCGAAGAGTTCAAGAACGAAGTAAAGCATATTGCAAAACTTCAACACCGCAATCTAGTTAAGCTCCTAGGATGCTGCATTCAAGCAGATGAAAGGATGCTAATCTACGAGTTTATGCCTAACAGAAGCTTGGACAGCCTAATTTTTG GCAAAACTCGGAGCACACAACTAGACTGGCCTAATCGCTACCACATTATCCATGGAATTGCTCGTGGACTCCTTTATCTCCACCAAGATTCGAGACTAAGAATAATTCACAGAGATCTGAAAGCCAGCAACATCTTATTAGATAATGATATGAACCCCAAAATTTCAGACTTTGGCCTAGCGAGGAGTTTTGGAGAGAAGGACACAGAAGCCATCACAAGTAGGGTGGTAGGAACATA TGGCTACATATCCCCAGAGTATGTGATTGATGGTCTCTACTCAATAAAATCTGATGTCTTCAGCTTCGGTGTATTGGTGCTTGAGATAGTGAGTGGGAACAGAAATAGGGGATTCTGTCATCCAGACCACGACCTCAACCTTCTTGGCCAT GCATGGAGACTATTTCAAGAAGGCAGGCATTTTGAACTGATTCCTGAATCAGTAGCAGAATCATACAACTTATCTGAAGTGCTTCGTTCAATTCATGTGGGTCTTTTATGTGTGCAATGCAGTCCAAATGACAGGCCAAGCATGTCATCTGTGGTTCTAATGCTTTGTGGAGAAGGTA
- the LOC118054866 gene encoding G-type lectin S-receptor-like serine/threonine-protein kinase At4g27290 isoform X2: protein MVPVDGIPILVFSSTLLFIMTISSAVDSMNTTESIRDSEAMVSADGSFKLGFFSPGSSKNRYLGIWYNKISVRTVVWVANREIPLTDSSGVLRVTHRGVLVLLNHSGNIIWSTNSSRSVRNPVAQLLDSGNLVVKDEGDGSMENLLWQSFDYPCDTLLPGMKLGRNTMTGLDRYLSSWKTPDDPSRGDFTYELKAAGYPEKVLRANSLQIYRSGPWNGIRFSGCPQLKPNPVYTYGFVFTEKEMYYSYQLLDRSILSRVTLTQNGNIQRFTWSSSAPGWVFYLTAQVDDCNRYAQCGVYGSCHINDSPMCGCLRGFIPKVPKDWQMMNWSGGCERRTHLNCSTDGFRKYSGVKLPETANSWFSKSMNLEECKNMCTKNCSCIAYTNLDIREGGSGCLLWFSDLIDIRRLNENGQDIYIRMAASELDHEDDTKNNYKSNKKKQMRIIIISTLPAGMLLLGLLLVLCLWKKKRQTNGVIERSSNKNSTKQDQELQMFHFGAMAIATENFSVTNKLGEGGFGPVYKGILKDGQEIAVKRLSRNSRQGPEEFKNEVKHIAKLQHRNLVKLLGCCIQADERMLIYEFMPNRSLDSLIFGKTRSTQLDWPNRYHIIHGIARGLLYLHQDSRLRIIHRDLKASNILLDNDMNPKISDFGLARSFGEKDTEAITSRVVGTYGYISPEYVIDGLYSIKSDVFSFGVLVLEIVSGNRNRGFCHPDHDLNLLGHAWRLFQEGRHFELIPESVAESYNLSEVLRSIHVGLLCVQCSPNDRPSMSSVVLMLCGEGTDTLLFGTPKVPFPSTTSQA from the exons atggtGCCTGTGGATGGCATTCCCATACTTGTTTTTAGCTCCACTTTGTTGTTCATTATGACGATCTCCTCTGCAGTTGATTCCATGAATACAACTGAATCTATCAGAGATAGCGAGGCCATGGTCTCAGCTGATGGAAGCTTTAAGCTGGGATTTTTTAGCCCTGGCAGCTCCAAAAACCGTTATTTGGGCATCTGGTACAACAAAATATCTGTCAGGACTGTAGTTTGGGTTGCCAACAGGGAAATTCCTCTCACCGATTCGTCTGGTGTTTTAAGGGTTACCCACCGGGGAGTTCTTGTCCTTCTCAATCATAGCGGGAACATCATTTGGTCGACCAACTCGTCAAGATCTGTAAGGAATCCAGTTGCACAGCTTTTGGATTCTGGAAACCTTGTAGTGAAAGATGAGGGTGACGGTAGCATGGAAAATTTACTGTGGCAGAGTTTTGACTATCCATGTGACACTTTACTGCCAGGTATGAAGCTTGGAAGGAATACAATGACAGGCCTGGATCGATACTTATCTTCATGGAAGACACCTGATGATCCATCTAGAGGTGACTTTACATATGAATTGAAAGCTGCTGGATATCCTGAAAAGGTTCTGCGAGCGAATTCACTTCAGATTTATCGATCTGGACCTTGGAATGGTATTCGATTCAGTGGCTGTCCTCAATTGAAGCCAAATCCCGTGTACACTTATGGGTTTGTTTTTACTGAAAAGGAGATGTACTATAGCTATCAGCTTCTTGACAGATCAATCCTTTCAAGGGTAACTCTTACTCAAAATGGCAACATCCAGCGCTTCACATGGTCTAGTAGCGCACCCGGTTGGGTATTTTATCTTACAGCACAAGTTGATGATTGTAACCGGTATGCACAGTGTGGTGTATATGGTAGCTGTCATATTAACGATTCCCCAATGTGTGGTTGCCTGAGAGGATTTATACCGAAAGTTCCAAAAGATTGGCAGATGATGAATTGGTCAGGTGGCTGTGAAAGAAGGACCCACTTAAATTGCTCGACAGATGGTTTTAGAAAGTACTCTGGTGTGAAGTTGCCGGAGACAGCAAATTCCTGGTTCAGCAAAAGCATGAATCTGGAAGAGTGCAAAAACATGTGTACGAAGAACTGCTCCTGTATAGCTTACACAAATTTGGACATCAGGGAAGGAGGAAGTGGATGCTTGCTCTGGTTCAGTGATCTGATTGATATCAGACGATTAAATGAAAATGGGCAAGACATTTATATACGGATGGCTGCGTCAGAACTAG ATCACGAGGATGATACGAAGAATaactataaatccaataaaaagaaacaaatgaggATCATAATAATCTCAACGCTGCCAGCAGGAATGCTTTTACTTGGCCTACTCTTGGTCTTGTGTTTATGGAAGAAGAAACGGCAGACAAACG GTGTTATCGAAAGAAGCTCGAACAAGAACAGCACCAAGCAAGATCAAGAACTGCAGATGTTTCACTTTGGTGCCATGGCTATTGCAACCGAGAATTTTTCTGTTACAAATAAACTAGGAGAAGGGGGTTTCGGACCAGTATATAAG GGAATTTTGAAAGACGGGCAAGAAATAGCAGTGAAGAGGCTCTCAAGGAATTCGAGACAAGGACCCGAAGAGTTCAAGAACGAAGTAAAGCATATTGCAAAACTTCAACACCGCAATCTAGTTAAGCTCCTAGGATGCTGCATTCAAGCAGATGAAAGGATGCTAATCTACGAGTTTATGCCTAACAGAAGCTTGGACAGCCTAATTTTTG GCAAAACTCGGAGCACACAACTAGACTGGCCTAATCGCTACCACATTATCCATGGAATTGCTCGTGGACTCCTTTATCTCCACCAAGATTCGAGACTAAGAATAATTCACAGAGATCTGAAAGCCAGCAACATCTTATTAGATAATGATATGAACCCCAAAATTTCAGACTTTGGCCTAGCGAGGAGTTTTGGAGAGAAGGACACAGAAGCCATCACAAGTAGGGTGGTAGGAACATA TGGCTACATATCCCCAGAGTATGTGATTGATGGTCTCTACTCAATAAAATCTGATGTCTTCAGCTTCGGTGTATTGGTGCTTGAGATAGTGAGTGGGAACAGAAATAGGGGATTCTGTCATCCAGACCACGACCTCAACCTTCTTGGCCAT GCATGGAGACTATTTCAAGAAGGCAGGCATTTTGAACTGATTCCTGAATCAGTAGCAGAATCATACAACTTATCTGAAGTGCTTCGTTCAATTCATGTGGGTCTTTTATGTGTGCAATGCAGTCCAAATGACAGGCCAAGCATGTCATCTGTGGTTCTAATGCTTTGTGGAGAAG